In the Phaseolus vulgaris cultivar G19833 chromosome 7, P. vulgaris v2.0, whole genome shotgun sequence genome, one interval contains:
- the LOC137829905 gene encoding probable serine/threonine-protein kinase WNK9, whose amino-acid sequence MNGVTHLEPDDSEFVEVDPTGRYGRYNEILGKGASKTVYRAFDEYQGIEVAWNQVKLYDFLQSPEDLERLYCEIHLLKTLKHRNIMKFYTSWVDTANRNINFVTEMFTSGTLRQYRLKHKRVNIRAVKHWCRQILSGLLYLHSHDPPVIHRDLKCDNIFVNGNQGEVKIGDLGLAAILRKSHAAHCVGTPEFMAPEVYEEAYNELVDIYSFGMCILEMVTFEYPYSECTHPAQIYKKVVSGKKPDALYRVKDPEVRQFVEKCLATASLRLSARELLDDSFLRIDDYEYDMRTVENGELDEFGPLMRQPFFDLHRSYSNFSNEYSNGFGYEGDWCPHPAEIEPSGIELFEYHDEPSEDVDISIKGKRKDDGGIFLRLRIADKEGRIRNIYFPFDIEMDTAISVATEMVAELDITDQDVTRIADMIDGEIASLVPEWRPGPGIDETPRFANQGFCHNCVSNHTSSGSFLEFLSHNPGDKNLQLECCRHGCASMHGRFEEITFQSEEYDNHARGDLNISSQLDSLQYQELWNQHESRELSPVESDQSHSDEQYEQLDKSLPAKDKEHCVWESKVSLNAANSLRNLSGSHDFSTIRSAYCDLEDDYEKEIQKELRWLRAKYQMELRDHKDRQFEQSAHSTNKEHKTENGFLSPSLTETLKEGNNGTQLKPFTNKWHCGSSNPHVHESSPNSDTPRDQNCEAMESPGKGMVTAKSFYTGSLLPHSLHRTVSLPVDAVDI is encoded by the exons ATGAATGGGGTCACACACCTTGAACCAGATGACTCTGAGTTTGTTGAAGTTGATCCAACTGGCAGATATGGCAGA TACAATGAAATCCTTGGAAAAGGAGCTTCAAAGACAGT ATATAGGGCATTTGATGAGTATCAAGGGATTGAAGTTGCTTGGAACCAGGTCAAGCTGTATGATTTTCTGCAAAGTCCTGAAGATCTTGAGAGACTTTATTGTGAAATTCATCTCCTGAAAACGTTGAAACACAGGAACATTATGAAATTCTACACTTCTTGGGTTGATACTGCGAATAGGAATATCAACTTCGTCACCGAAATGTTCACCTCCGGTACACTTAGACA GTATAGGCTAAAGCACAAGAGAGTTAACATCAGAGCAGTGAAGCATTGGTGTAGACAGATCTTGAGTGGACTTCTCTATCTTCATAGTCACGATCCGCCTGTGATCCATAGAGATCTAAAATGTGATAACATTTTTGTCAATGGAAACCAAGGGGAAGTGAAGATTGGGGATCTTGGTTTGGCAGCAATTCTCCGGAAATCTCATGCAGCTCATTGTGTAG GAACGCCCGAGTTCATGGCCCCTGAAGTATATGAAGAGGCATATAATGAGCTAGTGGACATTTATTCCTTTGGGATGTGCATACTAGAGATGGTCACATTCGAATATCCTTATAGTGAATGTACTCATCCGGCTCAAATCTATAAGAAAGTTGTTTCT GGGAAAAAGCCAGATGCTTTGTATAGAGTGAAGGATCCGGAGGTGCGACAATTTGTTGAAAAATGCTTGGCCACGGCGTCTCTTAGGCTTTCTGCTAGGGAGCTTCTAGATGATTCATTTCTTCGAATTGATGATTATGAATATGATATGAGAACTGTAGAAAATGGTGAATTGGATGAATTTGGTCCTCTCATGAGACAGCCATTCTTTGATCTTCATCGAAGCTATAGTAACTTCAGTAATGAATACTCAAATGGCTTTGGGTATGAAGGAGACTGGTGTCCTCATCCGGCTGAGATTGAACCGAGTGGAATTGAACTTTTTGAGTACCATGATGAACCCTCTGAAGATGTTGACATAAGCATCAAGGGGAAGAGGAAAGATGATGGTGGCATCTTTTTGAGACTAAGAATTGCTGATAAAGAAG GTCGCATCCGAAATATTTATTTCCCATTTGACATAGAGATGGACACAGCAATAAGTGTGGCAACTGAAATGGTTGCAGAGCTCGACATTACTGATCAGGATGTTACCAGAATAGCTGATATGATTGATGGGGAAATTGCTTCCTTGGTACCTGAATGGAGACCAGGACCAGGAATTGATGAAACTCCCCGTTTTGCAAATCAAGGTTTCTGTCACAACTGTGTGTCTAATCATACTTCTAGCGGCTCTTTTCTGGAGTTTCTCTCACACAATCCAGGTGACAAGAACCTGCAACTTGAGTGTTGTAGGCATGGATGTGCTTCAATGCATGGGCGGTTTGAGGAGATTACCTTCCAATCTGAAGAGTATGACAACCATGCTAGAGGGGATCTGAACATATCAAGCCAGTTAGACAGCTTGCAGTATCAGGAGTTATGGAATCAGCACGAAAGTCGTGAACTGAGCCCAGTAGAATCTGATCAAAGCCATTCTGACGAACAATACGAACAATTAGATAAATCACTTCCAGCTAAGGATAAAGAACATTGTGTTTGGGAAAGCAAGGTTTCACTCAATGCTGCAAATTCTCTTAGAAATTTATCAGGAAGTCATGACTTCTCTACCATCCGATCTGCGTATTGTGACCTAGAAGATGACTATGAGAAAGAGATCCAAAAGGAACTCAGATGGCTAAGAGCCAAGTACCAAATGGAATTAAGGGATCATAAGGACCGACAGTTTGAGCAATCTGCACACAGTACTAACAAAGAGCACAAAACAGAAAATGGCTTCTTGTCACCTTCACTGACAGAAACATTAAAAGAAGGcaacaatgggactcagttgaAACCCTTTACTAATAAGTGGCATTGTGGTTCCAGTAACCCTCATGTCCATGAAAGCAGCCCCAATTCTGACACCCCAAGGGACCAAAATTGTGAGGCGATGGAATCCCCTGGCAAAGGTATGGTTACTGCAAAGAGTTTTTATACTGGCTCATTGCTTCCACACTCTCTGCACAGGACAGTTTCCCTCCCAGTTGATGCTGTTGATATATAA